A segment of the Nitrosopumilus sp. genome:
CTATACTTCTGACATTGGATATTACAAATGCAAGAGATGTGGAACAAAATGAAGATCAAGATATGATATTTACAATTGTTTCATTGTCATCAACACAACTTGACTTAGATTAGATAGTTAAATTATTGACATACACATAATATCATTATGTCATTTCAATCTAAATTATGTCGATTCTTGTAAATACATTTTGATATGTAAATATAAAAATTAGTTCAATTTGAATTGAAATATTTTTTATTAGTACATTAATTCTTGTTAGTTCCAATGACAACAAATAATGAAAAACGACATCTAACAACAAAGACAATTGTTTTGTGTTCAATGATCTTAAGCTTGACGATCACATTTCCCAGTGTGATGGATGAAGCTTATGCAACTTGTGGTTCGGTAGGAAAAGAGTATGCAATAGCATTTGAGGATCCTACAACAAAAGGTGTAGAAGCTAAAATCAAACCAAAAGCTTTCTCAATATGTGGTACTACAAATGATCAAAGCTATGCCCATGCAGAAGTTTCACAATATACTAGTGGAACTGGCCAATATGTAGAGGCAGGTATTTGGCAAGGTTATGGATCAGGCGAAACTCAAACAAGCATGGCATACAACTACATTGTTAAAAATTCACTAAATGTTCTAGATTCTAACAAATTTGTGGATTTAACAGATAGTCAAAGTGTAGATCCTGATGCCAATGATATAGTAAAGGTGACAATTTATCATGACTACAATAGTGGATTCCCATTATACAGGGATTACTACAAAGCAGTCATTGATAATACAACTAAATCTCATACAATTACTATTTCAAATATCTGGTCTAACGGATCTGGTAACTATGGAAATGTCCACACTGAAATACTCAATGAAAATTCAGAAGTTAAAGCTGAATTTGATGTAATCAAAGATTATTCGGGCACATCTTGGTCCAATTGGACAGGTTCCGGTAGTCAGGATAGTGGAGGTCCACCATGCAAAAGCAAAGTCTCAGATACAAAGTATAAGATGGGAATAGAGAATTCAGGAGGAACTTGTATTTTCTCATGACTCTTACATCTAAGAAACATTTAGGAATGTATGCCATGGCTGCAGTAATGGTAGCTTTAGTATTCACAGTAAATGGGTATTCTGAAACTTCAAACGTATTGCCTGGAGCACCTGTTATTGAAAGTACACAAAAAACCAGTATGCAAGACACGATTGATTCTTTGAAGATGGATGTTGGAATTCCAACATATCTCCCAAATAATGTAGAATTTGAACAAAGTTCTGTAGCAAAAGATGGTAAATCTGCTGAAATCATCTTCTCAAATGAAGATCTTAAAGTAGAATACTATGTCCAAAAAATAGAACAAAATCCTATTGATTCTATTGATATTTCACCAGAACCCATTACAATCACCGTTGAAAAAGATGGTAAAATTGTAAGTGAAAAACAATATGATCAGGGAAATTCAGAATATGTTAAAACTACAATCCGAGGTATCTCTGCAATAATTGTACCAGGGGACATAAACGATGATCCCAAAATAGCTTGGTATGAAAATGGAATCTTGTATTCCATTTCTGCAGAAGTGTCTGATCAAGAATTGATTAGAATGGGTAATTCCATTCAATAATCCTTCTTTTTCTTTTTTCTTAAATGAATTACTTCCAGAACTAATCCTATTATGACAATTGTTAATGAAACTATGATGGGATCAATAACAATAGAATCATCAATATTTGGTGCACCTGGCCCGTCTTCGGGTTGAAGAGCAAACCAAGACAGAATTGAAGAAACGGCTATCAATGAAAATTTTATTCCATCTCTGAACATTTTTTGAAAAATTCCATTCTTTTTAATCTCATCTTTAGTGTATTTCGGTGTGATAAGCAAACTTGGATTTATTTTGAAATATCTATGTTGGTTTCCTTTCTTTACAATCTTTTTGTTTGTAATTTCCAACAATCCCAACTCTTCTAGTTTCTTTAGATGGTGAATAACTAGATTGGGGCGTAAATCGAGTTTGTTTGCTATTTCATTTGTATAATATTCTCCATCCATAAGTAATTTTATGATGTTACGACTGGATTTGTTACTTAGTAATTCTCCAAGTAGTTTCAGTTTTTCATCATATGAAGAAAATACCTTGATTTTATGAAAATTGACATCCTTTTCTTTAGATTCCACCACATATGCTTGGAATCTATGAAGATAATAAAATTATTGGAGAATTTGTTTTGTTAAAATTATTGGAGAATTATATAAGAATTAGTTCAATTAAGATTGAAGAATTTGTTATGAACAATTACAATAATAGAAATGCAATGACAACAAAAAAACAACTAATTATGTTTGGAGTTATTGCTATTGCAGTAGCTTCACTCGGAATTGGTGCAACACAAATTGAAGCCGAAGAAAGAACTAAACCCACAGCAAGATCTGGATTAGGTGATCCATTCTCATTCAATTACCCTGAATCAGAAGCACAATTATCTAAATACAGTGATGCTACAGGTGCTACACCTTGGGCTGAATTAAGTAAGACTGACTCACAAAGTTATCCTATACTTATTACAGCAAGCGGTGATCAATCAAGCACAATAAAGTTCCATGCAACATATGGCAATCAAATGGACGACATCAAAATGCCACATGGAATGACTGCAAAAGTTGTTCCTGAAACAATATCATTGAAAGCTGGTGAATCTCAGATCATTAATCTTGAAGTAAGAACTAATGGTAATGCTGTAGATGCACTATACTTAATGAATATTGTAGGCGTATATGGTGATGAACCAAATGACTTCAAAGGTACAATGATAAAATTGAAAGCTGGTGAAGGAGATAACAAATTCGCATCAGCTTATGGAGCACAATAATGAATTCTAAAATTTCATTATTTGTACTACTAGCTGCAATAACAGTTACAATTTCATTGCCTGTAAATGCATATGCTACAGATTACACAAACTTTTTCGCTGCTGCAGATAGTCAAGAAAATAACGCTGCACAAAAAGGTCTAAAGACTGTAATTGAGATAGAATCTGCATCTGGAGATCATGATTTTGATTGGAGTATGGATGAGAATCATAACTACTTTATTGAAATGATTGATGATGATGATTATATTCATCATGTTGGTTACTTTGTAGACAAAGATGCTCAAACAACAGCAAAATTCTTTGCTGAAGCATTCCTAGGTGGTACAAACAAACACTACGCTGAATCAATGGGCGCAGTATCTTCTGATGGAACAAACCAATACTTTGCAGTACACCATTCAGGTTCAACATGGTCTTACTATGATGGTACTGGATTTGGTGATCTACAAGCACAATATACTGGTGGTGGTGAAGAATTCAACACAACTACTGCAGCTGCAGTCTTTGAAAAAGGCTGTCAAGGTGGTTGTACCGTTGATGAAATGGGTGACGCTGTAGATGTAAAATTCCATACTGCAATGGAGCACACTTCAACTATAACATACACTAGTGCTAATTGGGACCTTGTAGATGATGCAGACATGTATTATTTCGCTGACGGTGTTGTTGATGCTACAAATGGAGCAGCACAAACAGCTGTTTGCGGAGAAATGACTATTGAAGGTGATGTTCAAGATGGAAGTCTTGCAGACAACGAAATGGTGGCCATCAACGAAACTAATCCAACATGTACTTCATGGACTGCAAATCTCTGGAGTTGATTCATTAACCCTCCTTTTCTTTTTATTTTTATGACTTTAATAAAATTATTAATTATTTCACTGGTCTTTTCAATAGTAGTTCCTGCTTATGCTTCTCCTCCAGTTGGTGAAAATGTTCCACGGTCCATGAGGGATCAAATTAATCTAAGCTACTCGGATCAATTAGAAATTATTTGTGATAGAACTATGATACAACTGAAAAAAATTAGTAATGATGATACTGTATGTGTATTTTCGGATTCTGTGGCCAAATTATTTGAACGAAAATATCTCACATCTATAGAAGATGATAAAAATTTCATCTGGATTCATAATCATCAAGAAACTAAAGTTGGTGAAACTATTACAATTTTTGGCCAAATCCATGATAGCAAAAAAAATAGTTTTGCTTTAAGTATGATAAATCATAATAAAATACAATTTGGAGCTGTAGATTTAGTAAAGCTTGATCATGATGGTAAATTTGTATTTAAAAAACAAATGATAGATGAAGAATTTAGTTCTACTGGAATTAGAACTTTTGTTATTAATTATGACTCTGAATTGATTATTTTGCCCTTTCAAATTGATACACGATAATGAATATTTTACATAAAGTCCAATTGGTCACAGTAATGACAATTCTAGCTGGTGTTTCAATTCTATTGTATATTGATCAAGATTATGCAATAGGATCAGGATCTCCAAATATGGGAACCATGTCGACATCCAATCACAAACCCTCTATTTTGGAAGGGTCCTGAGAATTCAAAGTCTCTCTTTAATGAACAAAAATCATTTTTTATCCTCAAATAATTGCATAAAGACATACTCTATTCATAGAGTTAAATTCTACCCCCACTAGTGCAAAATCTCAACTCTTTTTTTTATTTACGTGTGCATCTGTAATGCAGATTAATTCTAATTAAAAATCCCATGAATTATTATTTGAAATTATTCATCATCATAAACAAAAAATATGTGCTCAATTTTAAGGAGCAACTAAACCATATCGCATATTTCTTCCAAAAAGACACTCGTTTTAATTTTGTTTCACGTGGGTACAAAAATAACACCACTAACTATATCCCCCTACATGTTGTGCTCCTAATTGAATTTGAACCACTAATAACTTTGCCAACAATTTATTTTCGCTTAATCTCAAGACATAACACAATTTTATTCATAAGTATGGGGTGTTCTCTTTTTAGATGTTGCCAATAATCCATTTTGTAAATTCATTACCAAAAAAGGCCAAATGATCTACTGCCAAATCTATTCTGGCACGATATTTTTTTCATTCAATTTAACCATCCAAGTTCAAATTTCTATTTGTATTGACTCTTTTCTTGCATTCCATTGTGCCTAAATATGCGAAATTTGGCTTATGATGTATGAAATCTAAAACAGTCACAAAAAGTTTGAATGTCTTAAAGAAAGGCGAATTCCCTTGCGATTCATGTGATACAAACTGTTGCAAAGAATATGTGATATTTGTCAATGCTCACGATATCTATCGTCTTTCAACAGGATTAAAAATGGCTCCGGAGAATTTTTTAGAAATTTATGGCGCAAAGGATTTTGATCTTGGAATAAATGTAAACGAAGGATTACTAGATCTTGCATTAAAACAAAAAGACGAAAAATGCATGTTTCTTGAAGAATCCGAAGATATCTTTCGTTGCACTGTACATGACATCAAGCCCAGTGTGTGCAAGTCATATCCGTTTCAAATGAAGGATGGAAAATTGATCCAAATGAGTAGCAAGCTGTGTCCTGTGGACTGGAATACCCAAGAATTTGAAGCAATGATGACTACTCATCTCAAAAAAGACGTGGCTGAATGGAAGTTTTATGACGATCTTGTACTGGAATGGAATTTGAAACAATTGAAAAACAAGTCGCTCTCTGATTTCTTAAAATTCATGATGGATATGGTGACATTAGAGTTTAGAAAATCATAAAAAATATGTTTGATAATTGCCTGTATCTCAATACTGATTGTATTTCTAGGCCTCCTTGCCCTTGTATTTACAATTAACAGTTCGGATAAATTCTGATTCTGACAAGAAGCGAGTATTGTAAAATTCATTTGATACCTGACAATTTTACTATGAAAAAGTCTTAAATTTCTGTTTTTAAAAAGGAGTAGAATCCTTTATCAGGCTCTTATTAAAAAAAAGACTGAATGCAATTACAGACATATGCAAAATTAGGCATTGTTGTAGGTATTGCATCCCTTGCAATCTTAACGCCATTTTTTACATTAAGTGTATATTTACAAAATGAATCTAATTTTGCCCAACTGTTTGCAGACAGTGACAAGCAATTTCAATTAATGAAAGTCAAAGAATCATACAAAAATTTCTTGGACAGATATCCTGATGCAATAGTTGATGAACGTGATCGTAGGCATAATGTTGAACTCGACGTACGTGCATTTGACAACGTTACGGGCAATGAATTAAGGCTGAGCTTGGGCTATGATTACTGGGACGATAGAATTTACGAGCATGTCGACTGCAATGTAAATGACGGAAAGCTTCGCCAACAGCTGGGCTCTATGCCTGGTGTTGAATTGACAATACCCGCATCTTTTTACGACCATGGTAATGCGCATGATCAGTATACTGCAGAATTTATCAAATATACGAACTGCTTGGAAATGGGCAGCGGAAATGAGCCCGTAAGAAAAGTATCCAGTCCTGAATACGGCGAAATACCGACCTATACGATATCAGTCCCTCAGGGCAGTTCTGTTCCTGGATGTGAAGAAATTGCACATTGTTTTGAACCTGAAGAAATTACAATCAAAGAAGGTCAAATAATTGAATGGAAAAACTATGATGATGCAATGCATACTATAACCTCGGGAGGCCCAAACGATGGTCCGACAGGATTATTTGATTCTGGAATGGCGGAGCCTGATGCAACGTATGCCTTAAAATTTGATGTGGTGGGTGATTACCCCTACTTTTGCATGGTACATCCTTGGCAAACTGGAACAATAACAGTTACCAAATAATTGGCAAGATATGAATAAAATAATTCCAGTTCTTGGTACTGCGGTATGTGTCGCTGTAAGTTTTATGGCAGTTGTTTACTCTGAATCCAAATCATTTTTATTCATAAGACCTCATGTCATGATTGGACAATATGATGAGACAGAATCTAAAATAACATTGATGATGTTCACATTTCAAGTTTCAAGTTAAAAACAGATGTAGTACGTCAACATTGTGAACTCCAGCATCGAAATCTATTTTGGAGTCTTTATCGTATTTGGAATGCTGCTGGTAATTGCAATCGTTTCAACTTCGCTTAATCATGATAAAAGAATAAAACCAAACTGAAAATACGCATTTCTTGTAGGGGGTGGGGTTTCAGATGACAACACTAGCAAACCCATTCTGTCTTGCAGAAAATACGGTGGTACTGTATATGTCACCAGGGACTGATCTTAGATTCACATTCAAGAAATTCTTGCAATGTTGAGTGTCTTAGATGCATGCAGATATGATTAAATTATTTTAAAAATATGATATTTCGTGATAAAGTCCATTGCTAATGTGCTTGAGCAATTAGAAGAGCAGTCGACATTGGAAAGATCAAAAAAATTCGACATTGCACCTAAAGATCGAATGCTTGCAATCACAAAAGAGACTGGAGAGTTACTAAACATGATTTTACGCATAAAAAATGTAAAAAACATGCTTGAAATTGGGACATCCACAGGATATTCTACAGTTTGGTGTGCGGAAGCCATTTATGAACAGTCAGGCAAAATCATCACAGTCGAGCAAAATCCCGACAAGATCAAAAGAGCAAGGGAGAATTTTCAAAAAGCTGGAATTGCAGATATGATTACGATAATGGATGGATTGGCAATGAAGATACTGCGGGAACTGAGTTTACAAAAAAATATGAAGATTATTTTGGTTTTGTTCTAATTGATGCAGACAAGGAAAATATTGTTGAATACTTTGATCTGATCTTGCCTATGGTGTCTGTTGGCGGCGTAATCGTTACTGACAACATGCTGTATCCTGAAAAGTACAAACCTGACATGAAAAATTTTTCAGATTATATAAAACAGAATTTGAATCTTCGAACCATTACAACGCCTGTTGGCAACGGGGAGGAAATCACGATAAAGTTGAAATCCTAAATCATGTTTGATTAGATTCCAAGATTGTCTTGATTGACAACAAAAAATTGTCTAAAACAGCATGGATGATTTATCAGTTCTACGTGTAATTATTAAGGAAAAATCACGTTAATTAATTATGAAATCAAACGAAACTCAATCAAAAGAGGTGTCTCTGACAATAGATGCATTGCTGGATGTGGCAACAAATGCCTGGAATGATATCAAGTCATCCAAACTGTCAATCACTGTAGATCCAATGTGACATGACTGATCATGCAGTATGTCTGCATGAGCTTTATTCCATCTATTCTGAGAATAATTTTATGACGTAATTTGATGTGTGTTATTTTTATAATTGGAAGTATTGCATGTTGGATGTTAGATGATTGTGCATATGGTAATTAGACTAGGGACTCGTCACTGACTTCTATTGGCTTTCTTCCCATGAATCCCGAGTCCTTTTCGTGCCAGAATTTAATCACTGTCTCGCCATATTTCCAGCAAAGACATACCTCCTCTTCGAATCTCTTTGAAGGAAAATCTAGCAAACCCTGCTCGATGCTTTTTACGACAACTCCTGTGTTTTCCAACATCTCGACAGACTCGTAGAATCTTGTAATTGCCGTATTCAGCTTTTGTTTTAGGTTCACATACGATTCAAATGAATTTGTAGTGGAGATACTCATCTGCAATTCCTGCTCTATTTTTTTTACCTCTGTATTTTTTGCCAAAGAATACTCAAATTTTTTTATAACATCTGGCAATGCTGCATTTGCCTCCTTTGTGGTAAAAAACGAGAACATGCATCTACTCAAAAAAATAGGATTAAAAAGCTTAGGTGCAAATTTATTAAGAAATCATCCTGATGAAATCTATGAGTGAGGATCAGCTGGAGTCGTTAATTCTTCAGGTAATCAACGGAGCCGTATCAACAATTCCGTCGTATCTGGACGAGATCAAGGAAAATAAAGAGGTTCTAAATGTGGAAAATCCGCAGGAATTTGTCTATGGGATTGTCATGGGAATGGCACTGGGAATGGGCGGTGTAATTCTGAGTTCGCAAAAAGAAACGCCTACTGAAGAGGATCAAGCTAAGATTAGAGACATTGTATACAAGCACATACCTGAAATACGAGAACGAATTTTTAATTGATTGAATTTAGCGAAAAAGAGACAGAGTTTCTAAAAACGTTGGAATGTGCAAGGTTGGCTACGTCTCATGACGACGTTCCGCATGTAAAGCCAGTATCCTTTGTTTTTGTCGACGGAATGATAATCATATCTACAGATTACAAGACGCGGGCATATGAGAACATCAAATTAAATTCTCGGGCGGGGGTGGTGATTGACGTTTACAAATCTGGAGAGCATAAGGCTGTATGCATTCAAGGCAAGGTAAAAGTGATTGAGACTGGTTTGGAGTTTAAGAAACTGTATGACATGTTTCA
Coding sequences within it:
- a CDS encoding DUF4367 domain-containing protein; amino-acid sequence: MTLTSKKHLGMYAMAAVMVALVFTVNGYSETSNVLPGAPVIESTQKTSMQDTIDSLKMDVGIPTYLPNNVEFEQSSVAKDGKSAEIIFSNEDLKVEYYVQKIEQNPIDSIDISPEPITITVEKDGKIVSEKQYDQGNSEYVKTTIRGISAIIVPGDINDDPKIAWYENGILYSISAEVSDQELIRMGNSIQ
- a CDS encoding ArsR family transcriptional regulator codes for the protein MESKEKDVNFHKIKVFSSYDEKLKLLGELLSNKSSRNIIKLLMDGEYYTNEIANKLDLRPNLVIHHLKKLEELGLLEITNKKIVKKGNQHRYFKINPSLLITPKYTKDEIKKNGIFQKMFRDGIKFSLIAVSSILSWFALQPEDGPGAPNIDDSIVIDPIIVSLTIVIIGLVLEVIHLRKKKKKDY
- a CDS encoding YkgJ family cysteine cluster protein, producing the protein MKSKTVTKSLNVLKKGEFPCDSCDTNCCKEYVIFVNAHDIYRLSTGLKMAPENFLEIYGAKDFDLGINVNEGLLDLALKQKDEKCMFLEESEDIFRCTVHDIKPSVCKSYPFQMKDGKLIQMSSKLCPVDWNTQEFEAMMTTHLKKDVAEWKFYDDLVLEWNLKQLKNKSLSDFLKFMMDMVTLEFRKS
- a CDS encoding DUF2203 family protein, with product MFSFFTTKEANAALPDVIKKFEYSLAKNTEVKKIEQELQMSISTTNSFESYVNLKQKLNTAITRFYESVEMLENTGVVVKSIEQGLLDFPSKRFEEEVCLCWKYGETVIKFWHEKDSGFMGRKPIEVSDESLV
- a CDS encoding pyridoxamine 5'-phosphate oxidase family protein; this encodes MIEFSEKETEFLKTLECARLATSHDDVPHVKPVSFVFVDGMIIISTDYKTRAYENIKLNSRAGVVIDVYKSGEHKAVCIQGKVKVIETGLEFKKLYDMFHQKFAWVRRDPWKENEAPFLKIVPNNKASWGLK